The following are encoded together in the Parabacteroides chongii genome:
- the tyrS gene encoding tyrosine--tRNA ligase codes for MNFVEELRWRGMIHDMMPGTEEQLQKEMTSAYVGIDPTADSLHIGHLVSVMMLKHLQRAGHRPIALVGGATGMIGDPSMKSAERNLLDEVTLRHNQESIKKQLAKFLDFDSDAPNAAKLVNNYDWMKDYSFLNFIRDIGKHLTVNYMMAKDSVKKRLSSESSVGMSFTEFSYQLLQGYDYLFLYQNEGCRLQMGGSDQWGNITTGTELIRRKTGGEAFALTCPLITKADGGKFGKTESGNVWLDRRYTSPYKFYQFWLNVSDADAARYIKIFTDLSKEEIAALEEEQAAAAHLRPLQKRLAKEITVMVHSLEDYEAAVEASNILFGNSTSEALKKLDEDTLLAVFDGVPQFEISRDELSAGVKAIDLFTEKAAVFASKGEMRKLVQSGGISINKEKLADAETVIDCSSLLDEKYLLVQRGKKNYYLLIAK; via the coding sequence ATGAATTTTGTTGAAGAATTAAGATGGAGGGGCATGATTCATGATATGATGCCCGGAACAGAAGAGCAGTTACAGAAAGAAATGACTTCTGCGTACGTAGGCATTGACCCGACGGCCGATTCATTACATATCGGACACCTTGTTAGTGTCATGATGCTGAAGCATTTGCAGCGTGCCGGACACCGTCCTATCGCTCTGGTCGGTGGTGCCACCGGTATGATCGGAGACCCTTCAATGAAGTCGGCAGAGCGTAATCTGCTGGATGAAGTAACACTTCGTCACAATCAGGAAAGTATTAAAAAGCAGTTGGCTAAATTCCTGGATTTCGATTCGGATGCTCCTAATGCAGCCAAGTTGGTAAACAACTATGACTGGATGAAGGATTATTCATTCCTGAACTTTATCCGTGATATCGGTAAACACCTGACTGTTAATTATATGATGGCTAAGGATTCTGTAAAGAAGCGTCTTAGCTCCGAATCAAGCGTAGGTATGTCCTTCACTGAGTTCTCTTATCAATTATTGCAGGGATACGATTATCTGTTCCTGTATCAGAATGAAGGTTGCCGTTTGCAGATGGGTGGTTCCGATCAGTGGGGTAACATTACTACCGGTACGGAATTGATCCGTCGTAAAACAGGTGGTGAAGCATTTGCCCTTACTTGTCCGTTGATCACGAAAGCAGACGGTGGTAAGTTCGGTAAGACAGAATCGGGTAACGTGTGGTTGGACCGTCGTTATACCTCTCCTTATAAATTCTACCAGTTCTGGTTGAATGTAAGTGATGCGGATGCGGCAAGATATATTAAGATATTTACGGATCTGAGTAAAGAAGAAATCGCTGCCCTGGAAGAAGAACAGGCAGCTGCTGCTCATCTTCGTCCTTTGCAGAAACGTTTGGCGAAAGAGATCACTGTAATGGTTCATTCTCTAGAAGATTACGAAGCTGCTGTTGAAGCTTCCAATATCTTGTTCGGTAACTCTACTTCTGAAGCTTTGAAGAAGCTCGATGAAGATACTTTGTTGGCCGTATTTGATGGTGTTCCGCAGTTTGAGATCAGTCGTGACGAGTTGAGTGCCGGCGTAAAGGCAATCGACCTGTTCACTGAGAAAGCAGCCGTTTTTGCATCTAAAGGTGAAATGCGTAAGCTGGTACAGAGTGGTGGTATCAGTATTAACAAAGAGAAATTGGCTGATGCTGAAACTGTTATTGATTGTTCTTCTCTGTTGGATGAAAAGTATCTGTTGGTTCAGAGAGGTAAAAAGAATTATTATTTGTTGATCGCAAAATAA
- a CDS encoding TatD family hydrolase, with protein MNYYDIHAHHPAIDPEDVTIINRIIGNEKEENSFSGQWCSVGIHPWYIYNNVQGQFLRLESAVLCPSVVAVGEAGLDKLSETPLDIQSDVFAKQAALAERSGKPLIIHCVKAWDELIMQRKSMKPRVPWIIHGFRGNGILAQQLLKQEFFLSFGEYFNQQALQAAWPDRLFAETDDAAIDIRSVYRKIASSLCISLEELTATLEKNVQNVFLLSVNSRNKGY; from the coding sequence ATGAATTATTACGATATACATGCGCATCATCCGGCTATCGATCCCGAGGATGTTACAATCATCAACAGGATTATAGGAAATGAAAAGGAAGAAAACTCTTTTTCCGGGCAATGGTGTTCGGTAGGTATCCATCCGTGGTATATATATAATAATGTACAAGGACAATTCCTCCGTTTGGAGTCAGCAGTCTTGTGTCCCTCTGTAGTAGCTGTCGGTGAGGCCGGATTGGATAAATTGTCAGAAACACCATTGGATATTCAGTCGGATGTATTTGCAAAGCAGGCTGCTTTGGCGGAAAGGAGCGGTAAACCGCTTATTATTCATTGCGTAAAAGCATGGGATGAATTGATTATGCAGAGGAAATCGATGAAACCCCGTGTCCCCTGGATTATTCATGGTTTCCGTGGAAATGGCATATTGGCTCAACAACTGCTTAAACAAGAATTTTTCCTGTCTTTCGGAGAGTATTTCAATCAACAGGCATTACAGGCAGCATGGCCGGATCGTTTGTTTGCAGAAACAGATGATGCGGCAATCGATATTCGTTCGGTTTATCGGAAAATAGCATCCTCTTTGTGTATATCCCTTGAAGAGCTTACAGCTACATTGGAAAAGAATGTACAGAATGTATTTCTTTTATCCGTTAATTCCCGGAACAAGGGATACTAA
- the yidD gene encoding membrane protein insertion efficiency factor YidD encodes MKKFFTALLLLPVYFYKYCISPMTPASCRYTPTCSEYAVQALKKYGPIKGLYLAVKRILRCHPWGGSGYDPVP; translated from the coding sequence ATGAAGAAATTCTTTACTGCACTGCTCCTGTTGCCGGTCTATTTCTATAAATATTGCATCTCACCTATGACACCGGCTTCGTGCAGGTATACTCCTACCTGTTCCGAATATGCTGTGCAGGCCCTCAAAAAGTATGGTCCAATAAAAGGCCTTTACTTGGCTGTAAAACGTATACTCCGATGCCATCCCTGGGGGGGAAGCGGATATGATCCCGTACCGTAG